In a single window of the Leptospira barantonii genome:
- a CDS encoding dihydrolipoyl dehydrogenase has translation MKEYDIIVIGTGGGTKLVTPPSKIGYKVAVIEKESPGGTCLNRGCIPSKMLIYPAEILSLAKHSKKFQINFPGKPEVDFKTLVKRVSKTVDEESASILPAYDKNPNITYIQGTASFVSDKVIEVNGERLTAERIFIASGARPIIPDIPGLAGTPYMTSREALRRTDLPKSMIVIGGGFIALELGFAYSAFGSDVTFVVRDRMLKNEDQDVVDEFERVFTKEHKVYLHSNVQKVEYKENLFYLDVLSEGKTIQLKAEALLVATGVKPNTDLLNLSNTKIKTDAKGYISVDEYLETTTPGVYALGDITGKYFYRHSVNFEGEFLFRTLYQEKKKSPIDYPPVPHAVFTHPQVAKVGKTEDQLKKEGADYIAAKNPYSSSATGMARLSDSGFVKILVDKKTRKVLGAHAIGDEASNVIHLFILLMTMHGTLDDLLKMIYIHPALPEIARNAARKANELLQTKE, from the coding sequence GTGAAAGAATATGATATCATCGTGATCGGCACCGGCGGAGGAACCAAACTTGTTACTCCTCCTTCCAAAATCGGTTATAAGGTCGCCGTAATCGAAAAGGAAAGTCCCGGTGGAACCTGCCTCAACCGCGGTTGTATTCCTTCCAAGATGTTGATCTATCCCGCGGAAATTCTTTCCCTCGCCAAACACTCAAAAAAATTCCAAATCAACTTTCCCGGAAAACCCGAGGTCGATTTCAAAACCTTGGTGAAACGAGTTTCCAAGACCGTGGACGAGGAATCCGCCTCGATTCTTCCCGCGTACGATAAGAATCCCAATATAACCTACATTCAAGGAACTGCAAGTTTTGTTTCCGACAAAGTGATAGAGGTAAACGGGGAGCGTTTGACCGCGGAAAGAATTTTTATCGCGTCGGGGGCCAGACCGATCATTCCCGATATTCCCGGACTTGCGGGAACTCCTTATATGACGAGCCGAGAAGCTCTGCGAAGAACCGATCTACCGAAGTCCATGATCGTAATCGGAGGCGGTTTTATCGCATTGGAACTCGGGTTCGCCTATTCCGCTTTCGGAAGCGACGTCACCTTTGTAGTCCGTGATCGAATGCTCAAAAACGAGGACCAAGACGTTGTCGACGAATTCGAACGAGTTTTCACGAAAGAACACAAAGTATATCTGCACAGCAATGTTCAAAAAGTGGAATATAAGGAGAATCTGTTTTACCTGGACGTTCTCAGCGAGGGGAAAACGATTCAACTCAAAGCCGAGGCTCTTTTGGTCGCAACGGGTGTAAAGCCGAACACCGATCTTTTGAATCTTTCGAATACAAAAATCAAAACCGACGCGAAAGGATATATTTCAGTCGACGAATATCTGGAGACAACCACTCCCGGAGTTTACGCATTGGGCGACATCACCGGAAAATACTTCTACAGACATTCGGTGAACTTCGAGGGAGAATTTTTATTCCGCACTCTGTATCAGGAAAAGAAAAAATCTCCGATCGACTATCCGCCCGTTCCGCACGCTGTGTTCACGCATCCTCAAGTAGCCAAGGTGGGAAAAACGGAAGACCAACTCAAAAAAGAAGGTGCGGATTATATCGCGGCCAAAAATCCGTACAGCTCCAGCGCGACCGGAATGGCGCGTCTATCCGATTCCGGTTTTGTGAAAATTCTCGTGGATAAAAAAACCAGGAAGGTTCTCGGAGCACACGCGATCGGAGACGAGGCGTCGAATGTGATTCATCTTTTTATTCTTCTTATGACGATGCACGGGACCTTGGACGATCTTTTGAAAATGATCTACATACACCCCGCGTTACCCGAAATTGCGCGCAACGCGGCCAGAAAAGCGAACGAACTTTTACAAACAAAAGAATGA
- a CDS encoding BolA/IbaG family iron-sulfur metabolism protein: MTIDEIKNKIESGLPDSKVTILDPYRDGVHIKAVVIYKGFEGKSVLEQHRMVYETLKEELKQEVHALALETRIQE, encoded by the coding sequence ATGACAATCGACGAAATAAAAAATAAGATAGAATCCGGTCTCCCCGATTCGAAGGTAACGATCCTAGATCCGTATCGGGACGGAGTACATATCAAGGCAGTCGTGATTTACAAAGGATTCGAAGGTAAATCCGTTTTGGAACAACATAGAATGGTCTATGAAACTCTAAAAGAAGAACTAAAACAAGAAGTGCACGCGCTTGCACTGGAAACGAGGATACAAGAATGA
- the grxD gene encoding Grx4 family monothiol glutaredoxin → MNEEVKQKIDGLIGANKVFLFMKGTPDAPMCGFSAGVSNVLKSLGISFGSFNVLSDETMRQGIKDYANWPTIPQLYVNGEFVGGHDIVVEMAKSGDLQKKVGIVSA, encoded by the coding sequence ATGAACGAAGAAGTAAAACAAAAGATAGACGGTCTGATAGGAGCCAACAAGGTTTTCCTTTTTATGAAAGGAACCCCCGATGCGCCTATGTGCGGATTCTCAGCCGGTGTGTCTAACGTCTTAAAAAGTTTAGGAATTTCCTTCGGCTCTTTTAACGTCCTTTCCGACGAAACGATGCGCCAAGGAATCAAAGACTACGCAAACTGGCCGACCATCCCCCAACTTTATGTGAACGGAGAATTCGTAGGCGGTCACGATATCGTAGTCGAAATGGCGAAGTCCGGCGATCTTCAAAAGAAAGTGGGCATCGTCAGCGCATGA
- the gshAB gene encoding bifunctional glutamate--cysteine ligase GshA/glutathione synthetase GshB, translating to MQSLKLKSGEFLSPEKFILEDFEDLEISTQIVIRDALNRGLEVEVLDRKNHFLRLKNSNGNVQYVKEASKTALDSYMSFLVMENKTISKIVMYESGLDVPPGDSFADADSALSFWQKNSDRRMVVKPVTTNFGIGITILAPRASEEDGKKAIKIAFNHSESIIVEEFAEGNEYRFLVIGNETVAVCNRIPANVTGDGVHTIEELVSIKNEDKRRGVGHVTPLEKIQLADTELDVLHQSGFTKDSIPSKDQKVFLRKNSNISTGGDSMDVTDLAHPYYKELAVKAAESVGAKICGVDIILKDLEKKGDYRILELNFNPVLYIHNYPYEGKNRDVGNKILDLLGF from the coding sequence ATGCAATCACTGAAATTGAAATCGGGAGAGTTTTTATCCCCCGAAAAATTCATCTTGGAAGATTTCGAAGATCTTGAAATTTCCACGCAGATCGTCATTCGAGACGCACTCAATCGAGGTCTTGAAGTCGAAGTTCTGGATCGTAAGAATCATTTCTTAAGACTTAAGAATTCGAATGGAAACGTTCAATACGTAAAAGAAGCCTCGAAAACCGCACTCGATTCTTATATGTCCTTTCTCGTAATGGAGAACAAAACGATTTCAAAAATCGTAATGTACGAATCCGGTTTGGACGTTCCTCCCGGCGATAGTTTCGCAGATGCGGATTCTGCATTATCTTTTTGGCAGAAGAATTCCGATCGGAGAATGGTCGTAAAACCCGTTACGACGAACTTCGGAATCGGAATTACGATCCTCGCACCGCGCGCTTCCGAAGAGGACGGAAAAAAAGCGATTAAAATCGCGTTCAATCATTCCGAATCGATCATCGTGGAAGAATTTGCGGAAGGAAACGAATACAGATTCTTAGTCATCGGAAACGAAACGGTAGCGGTTTGCAATCGGATTCCGGCTAACGTTACGGGAGACGGGGTTCATACGATCGAAGAACTCGTCTCGATTAAAAACGAGGACAAAAGAAGGGGAGTCGGTCACGTAACTCCTTTGGAAAAAATTCAGTTGGCCGATACGGAACTGGACGTTCTTCATCAATCCGGGTTTACGAAAGATTCGATTCCTTCCAAGGATCAAAAAGTTTTTTTAAGAAAGAATTCGAACATCAGTACGGGCGGCGATTCTATGGACGTCACCGATCTCGCTCATCCTTACTACAAGGAACTTGCGGTCAAAGCCGCCGAGTCCGTGGGAGCTAAGATCTGCGGTGTGGATATTATCTTAAAGGATTTGGAAAAGAAAGGGGATTACAGAATTCTCGAGTTGAACTTCAACCCCGTTTTATACATTCACAATTATCCTTACGAAGGCAAAAACAGGGATGTAGGAAATAAGATCTTGGATCTGCTCGGTTTTTAA
- a CDS encoding BolA family protein: MSTQEEIRNALHSSLNPSRLEVEDFSAEHAGHTGNPENKPEGTHVRIVLVSPLFQNKAVVEQHRMVYSVLKPWIDKGLHAITLETKERD; the protein is encoded by the coding sequence ATGAGCACCCAAGAAGAGATTCGAAACGCACTCCATTCTTCCCTGAATCCGTCCCGATTGGAAGTGGAGGATTTCAGCGCGGAACACGCGGGTCACACCGGAAATCCGGAAAATAAACCCGAAGGAACTCACGTAAGAATCGTCTTAGTTTCGCCTCTGTTTCAAAACAAAGCGGTCGTGGAACAGCATAGAATGGTGTATTCCGTTCTCAAACCTTGGATCGACAAAGGCCTGCACGCGATTACTTTAGAAACGAAGGAGCGGGACTAA
- a CDS encoding ABC transporter permease yields the protein MNLLEKYNAFKTIVIKETVRILRIWIQTVIPPGITITLYFIIFGKLVGSQIGNIGDHTYIQFIVPGLVMMSVIINSYNNVVSSFFGAKFQKNIEELLVSPTPASLIVLGYTIGGVIRGILVGILVIAISLFFTELQVHNFPMLIATVFLSSLLFSLGGFLNALYAKKFDDVTIIPTFILTPLTYLGGVFYSIQMLPPFWQNVSRLNPILYMVNAFRYGFLGVSDIHPGFALSMIAIATLILYLISVYLLKKGIGIRN from the coding sequence ATGAACCTCCTCGAAAAATACAACGCATTCAAGACGATCGTAATCAAGGAAACGGTTCGTATCCTGAGAATTTGGATTCAGACGGTCATTCCTCCCGGAATCACGATCACACTCTACTTCATCATCTTCGGAAAGTTAGTCGGCTCCCAGATCGGAAACATCGGAGACCATACCTACATACAGTTTATCGTTCCGGGGCTCGTGATGATGTCCGTAATCATCAACTCGTATAACAACGTGGTTTCTTCTTTTTTCGGAGCGAAGTTTCAGAAAAACATCGAGGAACTTTTGGTTTCGCCCACTCCGGCTTCCTTGATCGTTCTGGGTTATACGATCGGAGGAGTTATCCGAGGAATCCTCGTTGGAATTTTAGTGATCGCGATCTCCCTCTTCTTTACGGAACTTCAAGTGCATAACTTTCCGATGTTGATCGCTACGGTGTTTTTGAGTTCTTTGTTGTTTTCACTCGGAGGATTTTTAAACGCGCTGTATGCAAAGAAGTTCGACGACGTTACGATCATTCCGACGTTCATCCTAACTCCTCTTACATACTTAGGCGGAGTGTTTTATTCGATTCAGATGCTTCCGCCGTTTTGGCAAAACGTATCGAGACTCAATCCGATTCTTTATATGGTAAACGCGTTTCGTTACGGATTTTTAGGAGTGAGCGACATTCATCCCGGATTCGCCCTTTCTATGATTGCGATCGCAACCTTAATTTTATATCTGATCTCCGTATATCTTTTGAAAAAGGGAATCGGAATCCGAAACTGA
- a CDS encoding ABC transporter ATP-binding protein, whose translation MKFALQIENLVKTYSGGITALKGITLNVENGDFFALLGPNGAGKSTTIGILSSLVNKTSGNVRILDADLDKDLAKAKSYIGVVPQEFNFNIFERVDQIVINQGGYYGMDRKVAAENANGYLQQLGLYEKRKESAGRLSGGMKRRLMIARALIHNPKILILDEPTAGVDIELRRSLWEFLQKLNASGITVILTTHYLEEAESLCRNIAIIDQGKIVENTSMKELLQKLDHETFILDFTGHLNSHKPVPGVELKQIDAGTLEASIYGEASLNDLFKILEQNGIKISSMRNKSNRLEELFLKLVEKKL comes from the coding sequence ATGAAATTTGCTCTGCAAATTGAGAATTTAGTAAAAACGTATTCGGGTGGAATCACCGCCCTCAAGGGAATTACGCTGAACGTAGAGAACGGGGATTTTTTCGCCCTTCTCGGTCCGAACGGAGCCGGAAAATCGACTACGATCGGAATTCTAAGTTCGCTCGTAAACAAGACCTCGGGAAACGTCCGTATCCTCGACGCGGACTTGGACAAGGACCTTGCTAAGGCGAAATCGTATATCGGTGTGGTTCCTCAGGAATTTAACTTCAACATATTCGAACGAGTGGATCAGATCGTAATCAACCAAGGCGGTTACTACGGAATGGATCGAAAGGTCGCCGCCGAAAACGCGAACGGTTATCTGCAACAACTCGGTCTTTATGAAAAAAGAAAAGAATCCGCGGGAAGACTTTCCGGCGGAATGAAACGAAGATTGATGATCGCAAGGGCTCTCATTCACAATCCGAAAATTCTCATCTTGGACGAACCGACCGCCGGCGTGGATATAGAACTCAGAAGATCTCTTTGGGAATTTCTTCAGAAGTTGAACGCATCGGGGATCACGGTCATTCTCACCACTCACTATTTGGAAGAAGCCGAAAGTCTTTGTAGAAATATAGCGATCATCGATCAGGGAAAGATCGTAGAGAACACTTCCATGAAAGAACTTCTTCAAAAGCTGGATCACGAAACTTTCATTTTGGATTTTACGGGTCATCTCAATTCTCATAAACCCGTTCCGGGCGTCGAACTCAAACAGATAGACGCCGGCACTCTGGAAGCGTCCATCTACGGAGAGGCCTCGTTGAACGACCTATTCAAAATACTGGAACAGAACGGAATCAAGATCAGCAGTATGAGAAACAAGTCCAACCGTTTGGAAGAACTCTTCCTCAAATTGGTGGAGAAAAAACTATGA
- a CDS encoding glutathione S-transferase N-terminal domain-containing protein, giving the protein MKLYHFQSCPYCAYVRDEFHKMGLVPGRDYELVEASRGTAGREEVIRLGGLSQVPFLVDGNTQMYESRDIVKYVQLKKAS; this is encoded by the coding sequence ATGAAGTTGTATCACTTCCAATCCTGTCCTTACTGCGCTTATGTGCGGGACGAGTTTCATAAAATGGGACTCGTTCCGGGAAGGGATTACGAACTCGTGGAAGCGAGTCGTGGAACAGCAGGAAGAGAAGAAGTGATTCGTCTCGGTGGCTTAAGCCAGGTTCCTTTTTTAGTGGATGGAAATACGCAGATGTACGAATCCAGAGACATCGTAAAATACGTTCAGTTAAAGAAGGCTTCTTAA
- the glpK gene encoding glycerol kinase GlpK: MSEYIIGIDAGTTGIRIFCFNKSGNVISSAYSEFKQHYPKPGWVEHDAEEIWVKTEKLIAKAIKNGKLSPAKAVAIGITNQRETTVLFDKDTGKPVYNAIVWQCRRTSDTCMDLKSKGMEPLFRKKTGLVLDAYFSGTKIQWILENVKGVKARAEKGKVLFGTIDTFLLYRLTNGKSHKTDHTNASRTLIYNIEKKEWDKELTQVLGIPDAILPEAHNSSSLFGRTEKVKGIPDGIPISSLVGDQQGALFGQLCTEPGEAKNTYGTGCFLLFNTGNNFQISKNNLLTTLGCGPEGKTVYCLEGSVFIGGAVVQFLRDNLKFFKESKVSEKLASSVKKEDEVVFVPAFAGLGAPYWDMNARGAILGLTRDTTAEQITRAALKSIALQSYELVEAMENDTGSKLKVLKVDGGATGNSWLMQYQSDILGKRVIRPSNVDTTVLGAAFLAGLERGFFPSVADLKKKLKASKEFSPQMKTAQREKEIQIWKDSVKRIRTNQ, encoded by the coding sequence ATGAGTGAGTATATCATCGGGATCGACGCGGGAACCACCGGGATTCGAATCTTTTGTTTTAACAAATCCGGAAACGTGATTTCAAGCGCATATTCCGAGTTTAAACAACACTATCCGAAACCGGGTTGGGTGGAACACGACGCCGAAGAAATCTGGGTGAAAACCGAAAAGCTCATCGCAAAGGCGATCAAAAACGGAAAGTTGAGTCCCGCAAAAGCGGTCGCGATCGGAATTACGAATCAAAGAGAAACCACGGTATTGTTCGACAAGGATACGGGTAAACCGGTTTACAACGCAATCGTATGGCAGTGTAGAAGAACTTCAGATACTTGTATGGATCTCAAATCCAAAGGAATGGAACCTCTCTTCCGTAAAAAAACCGGATTGGTTCTCGACGCATATTTTAGCGGAACCAAAATTCAATGGATTCTTGAAAACGTAAAGGGCGTAAAGGCACGGGCCGAAAAAGGAAAGGTTCTATTCGGAACCATCGATACCTTTCTTCTCTATCGATTGACAAACGGAAAATCGCATAAGACCGATCATACGAACGCAAGTAGAACTTTGATCTACAATATCGAAAAGAAAGAATGGGATAAGGAACTCACACAGGTTCTGGGAATCCCGGACGCGATTCTTCCCGAGGCGCATAACTCAAGTTCCTTGTTCGGAAGAACCGAAAAAGTAAAAGGGATTCCGGACGGGATTCCGATTTCTTCCCTCGTAGGAGATCAACAAGGAGCCTTGTTCGGTCAACTTTGTACGGAACCGGGAGAAGCGAAGAATACATACGGGACCGGATGTTTTCTTCTGTTCAATACGGGAAATAACTTTCAAATCTCAAAAAACAATTTGTTGACCACTCTCGGATGTGGACCGGAAGGAAAGACGGTATATTGTCTGGAAGGATCGGTTTTTATCGGAGGAGCGGTCGTTCAGTTTTTAAGAGACAACCTGAAATTTTTCAAAGAATCCAAGGTGTCCGAAAAACTCGCTTCTTCGGTTAAAAAGGAAGACGAGGTCGTTTTTGTTCCCGCATTTGCGGGGCTAGGCGCACCGTATTGGGATATGAATGCGAGAGGGGCCATTCTCGGTTTGACCAGAGATACGACCGCGGAACAAATCACAAGGGCGGCGCTCAAGTCCATCGCGCTTCAATCCTACGAACTCGTGGAAGCGATGGAGAATGATACCGGTTCGAAGTTGAAAGTTCTGAAAGTGGACGGTGGAGCGACCGGGAATTCCTGGTTGATGCAGTATCAATCCGATATATTAGGAAAACGTGTGATTCGCCCTTCGAACGTGGACACAACCGTACTCGGTGCGGCGTTTTTGGCCGGACTCGAACGTGGATTTTTTCCATCCGTAGCGGACTTAAAGAAAAAGTTAAAGGCGAGCAAGGAATTTTCGCCTCAGATGAAAACCGCTCAAAGGGAAAAAGAAATTCAGATCTGGAAGGATTCGGTAAAAAGAATTCGAACCAATCAATAA
- a CDS encoding hydroxyacylglutathione hydrolase C-terminal domain-containing protein, with protein MNTHEHPDHTSGNAGLVKRYDCPVYSHPAGIGRIPHAIHPLKKGDRILSSSQEYLEILDTPGHTFCHVCILLMENQKPTALFTGDTLFNAGVGNCHRGGEPHVLAKTVLEQFYPLAGDILLYPGHDYLETNLKFTLSLDPSNVDAMKTLEECSHLPKDVEFLTTDLAKEKKINTFLQCDKPTLTLRENVSKKISPKTLGPSPEDLFVSLRSLRDQW; from the coding sequence TTGAATACACACGAACATCCGGATCACACTTCGGGAAACGCAGGTTTGGTCAAACGATACGACTGCCCGGTTTACAGCCACCCGGCCGGAATCGGGAGAATCCCGCATGCGATTCATCCCCTGAAAAAGGGAGATCGAATTCTTTCCTCTTCTCAAGAATACCTCGAGATCTTAGACACTCCCGGTCATACGTTTTGTCATGTTTGTATTCTTCTGATGGAGAATCAAAAACCGACCGCTCTTTTTACGGGAGACACACTCTTCAACGCGGGAGTTGGAAACTGTCATCGAGGAGGAGAACCGCATGTTCTCGCAAAAACCGTCCTGGAACAATTCTATCCTTTGGCCGGGGACATTCTTTTGTATCCCGGTCACGACTATCTCGAAACGAATTTAAAGTTTACTCTTTCCTTGGATCCTTCGAACGTCGACGCGATGAAAACTTTGGAAGAATGTTCTCATCTTCCAAAGGACGTCGAATTCCTTACGACCGATCTCGCGAAGGAAAAAAAGATCAACACGTTTCTTCAATGTGATAAACCGACTTTGACTCTGCGAGAAAACGTTTCGAAAAAAATTTCACCGAAAACCTTGGGACCTTCTCCCGAAGATTTATTCGTTTCACTCCGTTCCTTACGCGATCAGTGGTGA
- a CDS encoding PP2C family protein-serine/threonine phosphatase, whose product MNLSDYIKSYFQRVGWLLPSINLICISIAVLFLQTSSFSTKEKIVLYFTVTGFLYLVNYVSFILFLTKKILPGEEIRGKMMKRYRKGDDRMQSYLFPLSLDDENYEIFGRTLTYNPIGGDFYNFLTDADGNYWIGIGDSVGHGYLAGIFSMMIFQKMALLVRKEAGPYEIIERINEELLKRTEQNPTINPSLYATFLLIKADKDGNVEHSGLHPSFVVYQKNEGKNRIVETDGKFISTTMNASLKNIQGRNSFRLESGDIVFCFTDGLYEQKNNGNLYFGESLFRFLEEVPKNDLRKIADSLFEEILRHTGGRIQDDMTILMIRKK is encoded by the coding sequence ATGAATTTATCGGATTATATCAAAAGTTACTTTCAAAGAGTCGGGTGGCTTTTACCCAGTATCAACCTGATTTGTATCTCCATCGCGGTTCTATTTCTTCAGACTTCCTCCTTTTCGACAAAAGAAAAAATCGTTCTTTATTTTACGGTCACCGGCTTTCTCTATTTAGTAAATTATGTTTCTTTTATATTGTTTCTGACTAAGAAAATTCTTCCCGGAGAGGAAATCCGCGGCAAGATGATGAAACGTTATCGCAAAGGCGACGATAGAATGCAGAGTTATCTGTTTCCATTATCGCTCGACGACGAGAATTACGAAATTTTCGGAAGAACCCTCACCTACAATCCGATCGGAGGAGACTTTTACAACTTTCTCACCGACGCGGATGGAAACTATTGGATCGGAATCGGAGATTCGGTCGGACACGGTTATCTCGCCGGAATTTTCAGTATGATGATCTTTCAAAAAATGGCTCTTTTGGTTCGAAAGGAAGCGGGCCCATACGAGATCATAGAAAGAATCAACGAAGAACTTCTCAAAAGAACCGAACAAAATCCGACGATCAATCCGAGTTTATATGCGACCTTTCTTCTCATCAAAGCGGACAAAGATGGAAACGTGGAACATTCCGGTTTACATCCGAGTTTTGTTGTGTATCAAAAGAACGAAGGGAAAAACAGAATCGTCGAAACCGACGGAAAATTCATATCGACCACGATGAACGCGAGTTTGAAAAACATCCAAGGCAGAAACTCATTTCGTTTGGAATCGGGGGACATCGTATTTTGCTTTACAGACGGCCTCTACGAACAGAAAAATAACGGAAACCTGTATTTCGGAGAAAGTCTGTTCCGATTTTTAGAGGAAGTTCCCAAGAACGATCTGCGGAAAATCGCGGACAGTCTTTTTGAGGAAATCCTAAGACATACGGGCGGAAGAATCCAAGACGACATGACCATTCTCATGATTCGCAAAAAATGA
- a CDS encoding STAS domain-containing protein: MENFNTEILTEGTTCTIRIQGSISLKNAFALKELIIKKHGEGFTDIVLDFSGDAYLDSSGIGAIFNSQKYVTERNGSLKLKNISRDVMTILKIANLDKHLDIIR; the protein is encoded by the coding sequence GTGGAAAACTTCAACACAGAGATCCTCACAGAGGGCACAACTTGCACCATACGGATTCAAGGGAGCATCAGCCTTAAAAACGCGTTCGCTCTCAAAGAACTCATTATCAAAAAACACGGAGAAGGTTTTACCGATATCGTCCTCGATTTTTCGGGAGACGCTTATCTGGATTCTTCCGGGATTGGGGCCATCTTCAACTCCCAAAAATACGTAACGGAGCGCAACGGTTCCCTTAAACTCAAAAACATCAGCAGAGACGTGATGACGATTTTGAAAATCGCCAACCTCGACAAACATCTGGATATCATCCGTTAG
- a CDS encoding MBL fold metallo-hydrolase — protein sequence MRIKFWGVRGSISSSVRGELIRNKVQKILSLATPADIQSPDAIDTFLDSLSLSSWSTYGGNTTCIEIRDKKDNLVIVDGGTGLRELGNSILHEGFIEGKGKAKWIFTHTHWDHIQGIPFFVPLYSPGNTFEFLSSVDNLEERLKYQHSFTHFPVPYDSFRATKNFKFIPEGKAFPVTESISAISKSVRHPGGSFSYRFEEDGKSLIFASDAEFNLDEMENIQDYLNYFRGADVLVFDTQYTFEESLQKIDWGHSSASMATDIALRANVKKLVMFHHDPSYDDEKLDAVFLRALKYKEMFDPDNQLQIVMAYEGLELEV from the coding sequence ATGCGCATAAAATTTTGGGGTGTACGCGGTTCTATTTCTTCCTCGGTTCGAGGAGAATTGATCCGCAATAAAGTACAGAAAATTCTCAGCTTAGCGACTCCCGCAGACATACAAAGCCCGGACGCAATCGATACCTTTTTAGACTCTTTGTCCTTATCCAGTTGGAGCACCTACGGCGGAAATACGACCTGCATCGAAATCCGAGATAAAAAAGACAACCTAGTCATCGTAGACGGAGGAACGGGTTTGAGAGAACTCGGGAATTCCATTTTGCACGAGGGTTTTATAGAAGGTAAGGGAAAGGCGAAATGGATTTTTACCCACACACATTGGGATCATATCCAAGGGATTCCTTTTTTCGTTCCGTTGTATTCTCCGGGAAACACGTTCGAGTTTTTGAGTTCGGTGGACAATCTCGAGGAACGACTTAAGTATCAACACAGCTTTACACATTTTCCGGTTCCGTATGACAGCTTTCGAGCCACGAAAAACTTCAAGTTCATTCCGGAAGGAAAAGCGTTTCCCGTAACCGAATCCATTTCGGCGATCTCCAAATCGGTTCGCCATCCCGGCGGAAGTTTCTCCTATCGTTTCGAAGAGGACGGTAAGTCCTTGATCTTCGCTTCGGACGCGGAGTTCAACTTGGATGAAATGGAGAATATTCAGGATTACTTAAATTACTTTCGAGGCGCGGACGTTCTCGTATTCGACACTCAATATACGTTCGAAGAATCCCTTCAAAAGATCGACTGGGGTCACAGTTCCGCTTCTATGGCGACGGATATCGCGCTCCGTGCGAACGTTAAAAAACTCGTGATGTTCCATCACGATCCGTCGTATGACGACGAAAAACTGGACGCAGTTTTCTTACGCGCTTTGAAATACAAAGAGATGTTCGATCCGGACAACCAGTTACAGATCGTCATGGCTTACGAAGGTCTGGAACTGGAAGTATAA